The region ACCCGATGTTGTGACACCGCTTGACAACCTCCGTCAGCCGAGCGGTCCTCCCGGGGGTCGGATACGGTCTTTCATTTCACAGATCCACTGTGCGTCCGGTCATCAGTGGGAAACGGCCATGGGACCTGGATGCGCGGACACGCGTCGGGCTGACGGTATGCCCATCCCATGGCGTGACGGATGCATGGAGGTGCAACACGGTGTCGAACCAGGACTCGGTGCCCGGGACCGGCCGCCAGACACCGTCGGAGGGGTGGAAGACGGCGGTGACGATGCTGCAGGACGCCGCACCGATCTCCGTCCCGGAGGGTGCCTCGGCGATGACCCTTCACGTCGAGTGGGAGCCCGGAGACCCGGGAACTCCGCCGCACCGCCACTCGGGGCCGGCGTTCGGGTACGTCATCGAGGGTGCTGTCCGTTTCGAGCTCGAGGGCGAGCTCGAGCGCGTGGTCGAGGCCGGCGGGACGTTCTGGGAACCGGGTGGTGACCCGATCCACTACCAGGACGGCAACGCGCTGGCCGATGCGCGGACCCGGTTCGTCGTGACCATGATGTGCGCGCCGGGCAAGCCCATGCTCGAACTGGTCGATGCGGAGGAACTGGAGCAGCGGGCCCACCTGCGGGCCCCGCGACCCACCGACTGACCCTTCTTCGCCGCCGCCGCACTGTGGTTCCCGCTGACCGCCGTGAGCCGTCACCGGCAGTTCGAACTGACCGATGTCGCACGGAGGTTGCCGTATGCGGTCGGCATGACCGCAATGGCTTGGATGACGAACCTCGGTCACTCCACAGGGTCGAAGGCCGGCGACGCGGTCACCGGAGTACGGGCGCTGAAGGCCGTGTGACCATTTGACAACAACGTGTGCCACGACGGACGGAACGGTGTCAAATTCAGCGTTTCGGTCGGGGCGTCGGAGTCGTTGCGGAAGGCATGGACGGAAAGCGACACTGACCTCCCCGCCACTCTCTTGGAGGCGCGGCAGGAGCCGTTCCGCCACGCTCAGCGGCTGAACAATTCGAAGACGACGGCCGGCTTCCCGCCGAAGCGCGCACTGTGCTCGCCGGTGCTGTCCATCAGGAAGCGGCGCGTGTACGTCTCGGGATCCTCGTCGCTCAATGCCTCGATGTACGCACGATGCTGAAGCAGCGACTGCACTGCCTGTTCGAAGCCCCGGTCCGCACGTACCGCGTGGGTGGGATTCGGGGAGTTGGCGACGGCGACCCATCGCACGCCGTTCCAGGGCCGCAGTTCCTGTTCGGCCAGTTCCGGGAAGATCCAGCGGTTGCCCGCGTCCGCCGCCGCGTCGAGGGCGGCGCGCCCGACGGCCACGTGATCCGGGGTGTTCCAGACCCCCGAACCCCAGGTCGCATGGTGGTTCAGAGTGATCAGCAACTCGGGCCGGTGACGACGGATGGCAGCGGCGATGTCGCGGCGCAGGGAGATGCCGTACTCGATTGTGCCGTCCCGGTGGTCGAGGAACTCCACTGCGGAGACCCCGACGGCGGCTGCACTGGAGCGCTGCTCCCTCTCCCTCAGCGGTCCGGCCTCGGCCGGTGCCAGCGTGTCGATGCCCGCTTCGCCGCGGGTGGCGAGGACATAGGCGATCTCACGGCCGTCCTGGATCCAGGACGCGACGGCGGCCGAGCACCCGTACTCGAGATCATCAGGATGGGCCACCACGGCCAGTGCACGTTGCCAGTCGGTCGGCATCGGCCGCAGTTGCGCGAGAGGAGAATCGGTCACAGCGCCTGCTTTCATGGATTGTTCCCGTGGTCGTGCGAAAACCGCGGCGCGAGAGGTGGTTCCGTCAGCCACCCATGGGCCCGCCGATCCAGCGCCGGCCCGGTCCATCCACCAGCCCGCACAGGACATGTTGGCTTCCCCGACATCACCCATCGGACTGCGTCCGCCGATGGTGTCCCTGGCTGCGGGGTGGCGAAGTCCTCCGCACGGCCCGCCCTCGTGGGTGGTGGCGGGCCGTCTCCGCGCCGTGGGTCGGGGCGCGCGGAGACGGACTGTGCGGCCGGGAGGTCCGTCAGCCGAACTGGCCGGGCTGGTAGTCGCCGGCCGGCTGCTGGACGATGACATTCACACGGTTGTAGGCGTTGATGACGGCGATGAGGGAAACCAGCGCGGCGAGCTGGTCCTCGTCGAAGTGCTTGGCGGCGTTCTCCCACACCTCGTCCGTGACCCCACCGGCCGCGTCGGCGATGCGGGTGCCCTGCTCGGTCAGCTCCAGGGCGGCGCGCTCGGCGTCGGTGAACACCTTGGCCTCCCGCCAGGCCGCGACCAGGTTGAGGCGCTGCGGGGTCTCCCCGGCGTGCGTGGCGTCCTTGGTGTGCATGTCGGTGCAGAAACCGCAGCCGTTGATCTGGCTGGCGCGGATCTTCACCAGCTCCTGGGTCGCGACCGGCAGCGTCGAGTCCGCGATCACCTTG is a window of Streptomyces sp. NBC_00271 DNA encoding:
- a CDS encoding cupin domain-containing protein, translating into MLQDAAPISVPEGASAMTLHVEWEPGDPGTPPHRHSGPAFGYVIEGAVRFELEGELERVVEAGGTFWEPGGDPIHYQDGNALADARTRFVVTMMCAPGKPMLELVDAEELEQRAHLRAPRPTD
- a CDS encoding PIG-L deacetylase family protein, whose amino-acid sequence is MTDSPLAQLRPMPTDWQRALAVVAHPDDLEYGCSAAVASWIQDGREIAYVLATRGEAGIDTLAPAEAGPLREREQRSSAAAVGVSAVEFLDHRDGTIEYGISLRRDIAAAIRRHRPELLITLNHHATWGSGVWNTPDHVAVGRAALDAAADAGNRWIFPELAEQELRPWNGVRWVAVANSPNPTHAVRADRGFEQAVQSLLQHRAYIEALSDEDPETYTRRFLMDSTGEHSARFGGKPAVVFELFSR
- a CDS encoding carboxymuconolactone decarboxylase family protein, producing the protein MESRLNFFGHPLAGKVLKHINSANKVIADSTLPVATQELVKIRASQINGCGFCTDMHTKDATHAGETPQRLNLVAAWREAKVFTDAERAALELTEQGTRIADAAGGVTDEVWENAAKHFDEDQLAALVSLIAVINAYNRVNVIVQQPAGDYQPGQFG